From the genome of Lotus japonicus ecotype B-129 chromosome 6, LjGifu_v1.2, one region includes:
- the LOC130725459 gene encoding uncharacterized protein LOC130725459: protein MWRLVAAVTRNLQNTKKSSRVADESMFEAGHDRGIRRSQHGWSGFSLIYTILHAPISILSCVSHPQANGVDGAWVSGEFSQISEMNHIMVNDSMRYAILM, encoded by the coding sequence ATGTGGCGTCTTGTGGCGGCAGTGACTAGGAATCTTCAGAACACAAAGAAGAGTTCCAGGGTTGCAGATGAGAGCATGTTTGAAGCAGGCCATGACAGAGGAATTAGAAGATCACAACATGGTTGGAGTGGATTCTCACTCATATATACCATTCTCCATGCTCCCATATCAATTCTCTCATGTGTGTCTCATCCTCAGGCTAATGGTGTAGATGGGGCCTGGGTTTCTGGTGAATTTTCTCAGATTTCTGAAATGAATCATATTATGGTGAATGACAGCATGAGATATGCAATTTTGATGTAG